In [Clostridium] cellulosi, one genomic interval encodes:
- a CDS encoding hypothetical protein (Family membership) yields MQTAASSTKASNAAKTQAKETAKSAELPGTNYNELAEQNTKLNFKIHKETGAVMIQIINDETGEIVREYPPEKILDSIAVIWENAGINVDKKA; encoded by the coding sequence ATGCAGACGGCTGCATCTTCGACGAAGGCATCAAATGCGGCTAAAACGCAGGCAAAAGAAACTGCAAAATCGGCGGAACTTCCGGGCACAAACTACAATGAACTTGCGGAACAAAACACAAAACTTAATTTTAAAATACATAAAGAAACAGGCGCTGTTATGATTCAGATTATTAACGATGAAACCGGTGAGATTGTGCGTGAGTATCCGCCAGAGAAAATTCTTGATTCCATAGCAGTTATATGGGAAAATGCCGGTATCAATGTTGATAAAAAAGCTTAA
- the cheB2 gene encoding Chemotaxis response regulator protein-glutamate methylesterase 2 (High confidence in function and specificity): MNIKRKIKVLVVDDSLVFRETIAEGLSKDASLEVVGTASDAYMARDKILELKPDVMTLDVQMPKMNGVEFVKKLMPQYPLPIVMVSSTDDAVFDALKAGAVDFVVKPDAAGTGLEAFINELIIKVKIASTAKVGKHKRTPVSDVGTPAESGSKLNSEMIIAIGASTGGTEAILEVLKDLPRDIPGIVIVQHMPPVFTAMYADRLNDNCNIEVREAKNGDRVLPGCALLAPGSYQMQLLRGNDGYYVKCFKGDRVNGHAPSVDVLFNSVAKHAGGNAIGVILTGMGNDGAKGLLNMRKNGAFTIGQDEKSSVVYGMPMAAYNIGAVEKQCSLGSIAGAIMDYLKTKK, from the coding sequence ATGAATATAAAAAGAAAGATAAAAGTACTGGTAGTCGACGACTCGCTGGTTTTTAGGGAAACGATTGCAGAAGGACTTTCGAAGGACGCTAGCCTTGAGGTTGTCGGTACGGCTTCAGACGCATATATGGCAAGGGACAAAATCCTTGAACTCAAACCCGATGTAATGACATTAGACGTTCAGATGCCGAAGATGAACGGCGTGGAATTTGTTAAAAAGCTCATGCCCCAGTATCCACTGCCGATTGTTATGGTAAGTTCCACTGATGATGCGGTTTTTGACGCGCTTAAGGCAGGAGCGGTTGATTTTGTGGTTAAGCCGGATGCTGCGGGTACAGGATTAGAAGCTTTTATCAATGAGCTTATAATAAAAGTAAAAATTGCATCAACAGCCAAGGTTGGAAAGCATAAACGAACACCTGTATCGGATGTAGGAACACCGGCTGAGTCCGGTTCAAAATTGAATAGCGAAATGATTATTGCAATTGGAGCTTCTACCGGCGGCACAGAGGCTATACTGGAGGTTCTGAAGGATTTGCCGAGGGATATTCCGGGAATTGTAATAGTTCAGCACATGCCGCCGGTTTTTACTGCAATGTACGCGGACAGGCTTAACGACAATTGCAATATAGAGGTAAGAGAGGCTAAAAACGGTGACAGGGTGCTGCCAGGTTGTGCGCTGCTTGCGCCCGGCAGCTATCAGATGCAGTTGCTTCGCGGCAATGACGGATATTATGTAAAATGTTTTAAAGGTGACAGGGTAAATGGTCACGCCCCCTCGGTTGATGTGTTGTTTAATTCAGTCGCCAAACATGCAGGGGGAAATGCTATTGGAGTCATACTGACCGGTATGGGAAATGACGGCGCAAAAGGCCTTTTGAATATGAGAAAAAATGGTGCATTTACGATAGGGCAGGATGAAAAATCGTCCGTAGTCTATGGAATGCCGATGGCGGCATACAATATCGGCGCAGTAGAAAAACAATGTTCCCTCGGCTCAATTGCAGGGGCCATTATGGACTATTTGAAAACGAAGAAGTAG
- the cheR gene encoding Chemotaxis protein methyltransferase (High confidence in function and specificity), giving the protein MISINDRDFVKLTQFMKDNYGINLTRKRTLIEGRLSNIILEKGFKSFTEYLDYVFNDKTGDEMVVLINRLTTNHTYFMREAKHFDFMRDTVLPYLSESVKDHDLRIWSAGCSTGEEPYTLEMILHDFFDLDSIPWDTQILATDISNRALNIARRGIYSEEAIKDVPAVWKLNYFEKVDEKNYRVCEKIRKDVIFREFNLMTKEFPFKKKFHVIFCRNVMIYFDQPTKEELINRFYEFTEPGGYLFIGHSESVNREASKYKYVMPAVYRKVL; this is encoded by the coding sequence ATGATCTCAATAAATGACAGAGATTTTGTCAAACTCACTCAATTTATGAAGGATAACTATGGGATCAATCTTACTCGCAAAAGAACACTGATTGAGGGACGGCTCAGCAATATCATACTGGAAAAAGGCTTTAAAAGTTTCACCGAATATCTCGACTATGTTTTCAACGACAAAACAGGCGACGAGATGGTGGTACTTATAAACCGGCTTACAACGAACCATACATATTTTATGCGTGAGGCAAAACATTTCGATTTTATGCGCGATACTGTGTTGCCATATCTTTCGGAAAGTGTAAAAGACCATGATCTTCGCATATGGAGTGCCGGCTGTTCGACGGGGGAGGAACCATACACCCTCGAAATGATATTGCATGATTTTTTCGATTTAGATTCGATCCCGTGGGATACGCAGATCCTTGCAACCGATATATCAAATAGGGCGCTTAATATAGCTCGACGTGGCATCTATTCCGAAGAAGCGATAAAAGATGTTCCGGCTGTATGGAAACTCAATTATTTTGAAAAAGTGGACGAAAAAAACTACAGAGTGTGTGAAAAAATCAGAAAAGACGTGATTTTCCGGGAATTTAATCTTATGACGAAAGAATTCCCTTTCAAAAAGAAATTTCATGTCATATTCTGCCGTAATGTGATGATTTATTTTGACCAGCCCACAAAAGAAGAGCTGATAAATAGGTTTTATGAGTTCACAGAACCTGGAGGTTACCTTTTTATCGGACATTCGGAATCAGTCAACAGAGAGGCGTCAAAGTACAAGTATGTAATGCCGGCAGTTTACAGGAAGGTGTTGTAA
- a CDS encoding hypothetical protein (Family membership) — MKNLNSRTIIAKGMLSLILICVLAAEISCVGINTAAKGSTSEQVKTNNDVKAVSLNKSETKVIETNKDTEKKSEADQNKKTDSKDDKKKDTKDKPNNDTPVQKAIKPKYKGKKTAYLTFDDGPSNITPRLLDILKQKNVKATFFIAALSKDTHQKREWIKRESDEGHTVGIHSWTHDYNYIYSSVANYENDFEKIRKMIISATGKEPKFVRFPGGTDNTVSLKVNNGVPIMPTLLQNVLDNGYIVVDWNAGGMDARKPIPSKDTLVKQITQQCSKLKTAVILLHDSAPHKSSVEAVPEIIDNLRAMGFTFEPLKNDDEIVRHKPTVKYIAK, encoded by the coding sequence ATGAAAAATTTAAATTCCAGAACAATCATAGCAAAAGGTATGCTGTCGCTCATTCTTATCTGTGTTTTAGCTGCTGAGATAAGCTGTGTGGGAATAAACACAGCAGCCAAAGGAAGCACATCAGAGCAGGTAAAAACCAACAATGATGTTAAGGCAGTTTCACTTAATAAAAGCGAAACGAAGGTCATTGAAACAAATAAAGATACAGAGAAAAAAAGCGAAGCAGACCAGAATAAAAAAACTGATTCGAAGGATGACAAAAAGAAGGATACAAAAGATAAACCCAATAACGATACGCCGGTGCAGAAGGCGATAAAGCCTAAATATAAAGGTAAAAAGACGGCCTATCTTACCTTTGACGACGGGCCGTCGAATATTACGCCACGCCTTTTGGATATTTTAAAGCAAAAAAACGTAAAGGCGACTTTTTTTATAGCTGCTCTCTCAAAGGATACACATCAAAAACGTGAGTGGATAAAGCGTGAATCGGATGAAGGGCATACGGTCGGGATACATTCCTGGACGCATGACTATAACTACATATACAGCAGTGTGGCCAATTACGAGAATGACTTTGAGAAAATAAGAAAAATGATTATATCAGCCACCGGAAAAGAGCCGAAATTTGTGCGTTTTCCCGGCGGTACGGACAATACGGTTTCGTTAAAAGTAAACAACGGCGTCCCGATAATGCCGACGCTTCTTCAGAACGTTTTGGACAACGGCTATATAGTTGTCGACTGGAACGCCGGCGGGATGGACGCGAGAAAACCAATTCCGTCAAAGGATACTCTTGTGAAGCAGATAACGCAGCAATGCAGCAAACTTAAAACAGCCGTGATACTGCTCCATGATTCCGCGCCTCATAAAAGTTCCGTCGAAGCCGTTCCTGAAATAATTGACAATCTCAGGGCTATGGGATTTACTTTTGAGCCGCTGAAAAATGACGATGAGATTGTAAGGCACAAGCCCACTGTAAAATACATTGCAAAATAA
- the prmA gene encoding Ribosomal protein L11 methyltransferase (High confidence in function and specificity) — protein MNFKAITIYTTHEGIDPVTGRLYTLGINGVEIEDKQDFEEFVAENTPNWDYIDESVSEKMSGETKVKAYVADNASGMETIRLIKESMQELKKFDTEGKFGRLDVELSTTSEEEWADNWKQYYKPTKISRQLVIVPEWEQYEAPSGVTAVKINPGAAFGTGTHESTRLCLEFVEEFTTPKTRMLDIGTGSGILAVTALKLGAKSACGIDIDELAVKASMENAALNGVEDRFISRLGNLADNVDGTFNLITANIVADVIIQLIPDIPQHLALGGIFVASGIIDSREEEVRKALADNGLYVFDSKNQKSWVALACKKK, from the coding sequence ATGAATTTTAAAGCAATAACGATTTATACAACCCATGAGGGTATAGATCCAGTTACAGGCAGGCTGTATACACTGGGCATAAACGGCGTAGAAATCGAAGACAAACAGGACTTTGAAGAATTTGTAGCTGAAAATACGCCGAACTGGGATTATATAGACGAATCCGTTTCGGAAAAGATGTCCGGCGAAACCAAAGTAAAAGCATATGTCGCCGACAACGCGTCTGGAATGGAAACCATACGCCTGATTAAGGAAAGCATGCAGGAACTGAAAAAGTTTGACACAGAGGGCAAGTTCGGCAGGCTGGACGTGGAACTTTCAACAACTTCCGAAGAAGAATGGGCGGATAATTGGAAGCAGTATTATAAACCGACCAAAATAAGCCGGCAGTTGGTCATCGTACCAGAATGGGAACAGTACGAAGCGCCAAGCGGCGTCACGGCGGTAAAAATCAATCCCGGGGCGGCTTTTGGTACAGGAACACATGAATCCACTCGCCTTTGCCTCGAATTTGTTGAAGAATTCACCACACCAAAAACGAGAATGCTCGACATCGGTACAGGCAGCGGAATTCTTGCCGTTACTGCGCTGAAACTGGGCGCAAAAAGCGCCTGCGGTATCGACATTGACGAGCTTGCGGTGAAAGCATCAATGGAAAACGCCGCTTTAAACGGCGTTGAAGACAGGTTTATATCAAGGCTCGGAAACCTTGCCGACAACGTCGACGGCACCTTTAATCTTATTACCGCAAATATTGTGGCCGATGTCATAATCCAGCTTATTCCGGATATCCCGCAGCATCTTGCTTTAGGCGGCATATTTGTCGCTTCCGGAATCATTGACTCCCGTGAGGAAGAGGTAAGAAAAGCCCTTGCCGACAACGGGCTTTATGTATTCGATTCAAAAAATCAGAAAAGCTGGGTAGCACTCGCTTGCAAAAAGAAATAA
- a CDS encoding hypothetical protein (High confidence in function and specificity), producing the protein MPKFFIDAEEIKDTASIVGADAAHIAKVLRMKVGEPLTVCDCRGFDYTCEIVSVSPTAVSLNVLERTVSLSEPTVKVTLFQGLPKGDKMDLIVQKSVELGVSEIVPVITRRSVSRPDKKTLLRKIERWNKIAAEAAKQCGRGILPKVADAVDFYTAAEMAKDMDLPIMLYERSGGTMGDLLSGCIGIKTFGVMVGPEGGFDDIEVSFARERNIRTAGMGPRILRTETAPLSALSVIMYATGNL; encoded by the coding sequence ATGCCGAAATTTTTCATTGACGCCGAAGAAATAAAAGATACTGCTTCCATAGTAGGTGCAGACGCCGCCCATATTGCCAAGGTTTTGAGAATGAAGGTCGGTGAACCCCTCACCGTATGCGATTGCCGCGGCTTTGATTACACATGTGAAATTGTGTCAGTAAGCCCGACGGCAGTCTCACTTAATGTTCTGGAACGCACTGTGTCCCTGTCAGAGCCAACAGTCAAGGTGACGCTGTTTCAGGGATTGCCCAAAGGTGACAAAATGGATTTAATTGTCCAGAAGAGTGTTGAGCTCGGCGTCAGTGAGATAGTGCCGGTAATCACCAGAAGGAGTGTTTCAAGGCCGGACAAAAAAACACTGCTGCGCAAAATCGAGCGCTGGAACAAGATAGCCGCCGAAGCGGCAAAGCAGTGCGGGCGCGGTATTCTGCCCAAAGTTGCCGACGCTGTTGACTTCTATACCGCCGCCGAAATGGCAAAAGACATGGACTTGCCGATAATGCTCTATGAGCGCAGCGGAGGCACGATGGGTGACCTGCTTTCCGGCTGTATCGGCATAAAAACTTTCGGCGTAATGGTAGGGCCCGAGGGCGGTTTTGACGATATCGAGGTCAGTTTTGCGCGTGAAAGAAACATCAGGACCGCGGGCATGGGGCCTCGCATTTTACGGACGGAAACAGCTCCGCTATCCGCCCTGTCTGTTATTATGTACGCAACCGGAAATTTATAA
- a CDS encoding anaerobic ribonucleoside-triphosphate reductase activating protein (High confidence in function and specificity) has protein sequence MSELNISGIIRESIVDGPGIRFVVFAQGCPHHCRDCHNPQTWPFSGGKKVTPERIVSEIKKDPLLTGVTLSGGEPFCQPKAMAEIARLTHEAGLDVVTFTGYLFEHLVEKAKEDDAVRDLLNETDVLVDGPFIASLKSYDLKFRGSSNQRAIDVKKSLDEGKVITVWE, from the coding sequence ATGTCGGAGCTCAATATATCGGGAATTATCCGGGAATCCATTGTAGACGGGCCCGGTATTCGATTTGTTGTATTCGCGCAGGGCTGTCCGCACCATTGTCGGGACTGCCACAACCCTCAGACCTGGCCCTTTTCAGGTGGAAAGAAAGTGACACCCGAGAGGATCGTGTCGGAGATAAAAAAAGACCCGCTTTTGACGGGGGTCACGCTGAGCGGCGGAGAGCCTTTCTGCCAGCCAAAGGCTATGGCCGAAATTGCGCGCCTTACGCATGAAGCCGGCCTTGATGTAGTAACCTTTACAGGTTATCTGTTTGAACACCTTGTCGAAAAAGCAAAGGAAGACGACGCCGTCAGGGATTTGTTAAACGAGACTGACGTGCTTGTGGACGGGCCGTTCATAGCGTCGCTTAAAAGCTATGATTTGAAGTTTCGCGGCTCTTCCAACCAGCGCGCTATTGATGTCAAGAAAAGCCTTGACGAGGGAAAAGTTATAACGGTGTGGGAATAA